One segment of Curtobacterium sp. MR_MD2014 DNA contains the following:
- a CDS encoding LacI family DNA-binding transcriptional regulator — MATMQQVADRAGVSIATVSFVVNGTKYVTPATTAKVTAAMRELKFRGNVVARALASRRTRIIALLFPTTGNRFSPTTSEFFMNAAERASERGYHLVLWPVDPAGDDLDDLVSGGLVDGVVLMEVRMDDPRVVKLSELGVPFTLIGRTRDADELPYVDIDFETTIEDGLDHLQGLGHRRFGLVLESLEGTPMAGYAPHLRVEDTFRRSVAERGGAGTIVYAGPGSEGGRDAARRLLEADPDVTAVLVMKDDSSAGLLVGLYGAGRRVPDDVSVLSIASSAAAGDQHHPRLSTMIAPGRELGVRAADALIDRLDGTSVELPHFLLPCVLRPAESTAPAPTR, encoded by the coding sequence ATGGCCACGATGCAGCAGGTCGCCGACCGCGCCGGCGTCTCCATCGCGACGGTGTCGTTCGTGGTGAACGGCACGAAGTACGTCACGCCGGCGACGACGGCGAAGGTCACCGCGGCGATGCGCGAGCTGAAGTTCCGCGGCAACGTCGTGGCGCGCGCGCTCGCCAGCCGGCGGACGCGGATCATCGCCCTGCTCTTCCCGACGACGGGCAACCGCTTCAGCCCGACCACGTCCGAGTTCTTCATGAACGCCGCGGAGCGGGCCTCCGAGCGCGGGTACCACCTGGTGCTCTGGCCCGTCGACCCGGCCGGCGACGACCTCGACGACCTCGTCTCCGGCGGTCTCGTCGACGGCGTCGTCCTCATGGAGGTGCGGATGGACGACCCGCGCGTGGTCAAGCTGTCCGAGCTCGGGGTGCCCTTCACCCTGATCGGCCGGACGCGCGACGCGGACGAGCTGCCGTACGTGGACATCGACTTCGAGACCACCATCGAGGACGGACTCGACCACCTGCAGGGTCTCGGCCACCGGCGCTTCGGGCTCGTGCTCGAGAGCCTCGAGGGCACACCGATGGCCGGGTACGCACCGCACCTGCGGGTCGAGGACACCTTCCGCCGCTCGGTCGCCGAGCGCGGCGGTGCGGGAACGATCGTGTACGCCGGCCCCGGGAGCGAGGGCGGTCGCGACGCCGCCCGACGCCTGCTCGAGGCGGACCCGGACGTCACCGCGGTGCTCGTGATGAAGGACGACTCGTCCGCCGGTCTGCTGGTCGGTCTCTACGGCGCGGGTCGTAGGGTGCCTGATGACGTCTCGGTGCTCAGCATCGCGTCGTCGGCCGCAGCGGGGGACCAGCACCACCCCCGCCTGTCGACGATGATCGCGCCCGGTCGCGAGCTCGGCGTGCGCGCGGCCGACGCGCTGATCGACCGCCTCGACGGCACGTCCGTCGAGCTCCCGCACTTCCTGCTGCCCTGCGTGCTCCGCCCCGCCGAGTCGACGGCCCCCGCACCCACCCGCTGA